One Micrococcales bacterium DNA window includes the following coding sequences:
- a CDS encoding TIGR00645 family protein: protein MSRWLQAPLYLGLIVAQAIYVLVFTNQLWHLGGEVIAKGGNIDGSFVMLAVLELIDVVMVANLLIMVIIGGYETFVSRLGVEGHPDEPDWLSHVNANLLKVKLAVSIISISSIHLLKTFIEVGPLGGPDMKEHYTSTGVMWQVLIHLTFVISACALGLIDWMQQRAMLVAAQIHAAEVELHHDLDHDDKALASAGQVGDGSDG from the coding sequence ATGAGCCGGTGGTTGCAGGCCCCGCTCTACCTTGGCTTGATCGTGGCGCAGGCCATTTACGTGCTGGTTTTCACTAACCAGCTGTGGCATCTGGGCGGGGAAGTGATTGCCAAAGGCGGCAACATCGACGGTTCCTTCGTCATGCTGGCAGTGCTGGAGCTGATCGACGTTGTCATGGTCGCAAACCTGCTGATCATGGTGATCATTGGCGGCTACGAGACCTTTGTCTCGCGCCTGGGAGTCGAAGGCCATCCTGATGAACCAGACTGGCTGTCGCATGTCAACGCCAACTTGCTCAAGGTCAAGCTAGCGGTCTCGATTATCTCGATTTCCTCGATCCATCTGCTCAAAACTTTCATTGAGGTGGGCCCATTGGGCGGCCCGGATATGAAAGAGCACTACACCTCGACCGGCGTCATGTGGCAGGTGCTAATCCACTTGACCTTCGTCATTTCGGCCTGCGCCTTGGGTTTGATTGACTGGATGCAGCAGCGGGCCATGCTGGTGGCGGCCCAGATCCACGCCGCCGAGGTAGAGCTGCACCACGATTTAGACCACGACGACAAGGCCTTGGCCTCGGCGGGCCAAGTCGGGGATGGCTCAGACGGTTAG